A single region of the Halorussus gelatinilyticus genome encodes:
- a CDS encoding MATE family efflux transporter, whose amino-acid sequence MDLAADDSITEGGLLGPMFKLAWPIVVIQLLQVTYNIADTFWLGRLSADAVGALSLAFPLIFLLISIAGGFTTAGSILVAQYTGADSEGSAGEVAGQIVSFVTLLALALSVLGYFATEPMLGALPSQAQTTDQIVPLARDYMEVFFLGLPFLFGFFVFTSLMRGYGDTRTPMRVMFVSVALNVVLDPLLIFGYGPFPAMEIEGAALATILSRGVASALGFYVLFVAKAGPDVSVADLVPDLGYIWDIVRIGVPSTVEQSMSALAMITLTAMVVQFAPPVVSAYGLGNRLASLVFLPAMGLGRATNTMVGQNLGAGKSDRAERAVWIAAKAGAGVMFVVAVVAALVPEPIVSVFLATGSEAARETVAYGSTYLRVRSVEFVFMAVLQVMLGAYRGAGSTKTAMVFSMVALWLGRVPTVYYLAFVADFGATGIWIGMALGSIVGGVAAALWFTRGTWKETVIDEEKAESPDADAPTADSPEPDLSETAGTDGK is encoded by the coding sequence ATGGACCTCGCAGCCGACGACAGTATCACCGAGGGCGGCCTCCTCGGTCCGATGTTCAAGCTCGCGTGGCCCATCGTCGTCATCCAGCTGTTGCAGGTGACGTACAACATCGCCGACACGTTCTGGCTCGGACGGCTGTCGGCGGACGCGGTGGGCGCGCTGAGCCTCGCGTTTCCGCTCATCTTCCTGCTCATCTCCATCGCGGGCGGGTTCACGACCGCGGGGTCGATTCTGGTCGCCCAGTACACCGGTGCCGACAGCGAGGGGTCGGCCGGGGAGGTCGCGGGCCAAATCGTCTCGTTCGTCACGCTCTTGGCGCTCGCGCTGAGCGTTCTGGGCTACTTCGCCACCGAACCGATGCTCGGCGCGCTCCCGAGTCAGGCCCAGACGACCGACCAAATCGTCCCGCTGGCCCGCGACTACATGGAGGTGTTCTTCCTCGGGTTGCCGTTCCTGTTCGGCTTCTTCGTGTTCACGTCGCTGATGCGCGGGTACGGCGACACGCGGACGCCGATGCGCGTGATGTTCGTCTCGGTCGCGCTCAACGTCGTGTTGGACCCGCTGCTCATCTTCGGCTACGGGCCGTTTCCCGCGATGGAGATAGAGGGCGCGGCGCTGGCGACCATCCTCTCGCGGGGCGTCGCCAGCGCGCTGGGCTTCTACGTCCTGTTCGTGGCGAAGGCCGGGCCGGACGTGTCGGTCGCCGACCTCGTGCCCGACTTGGGGTACATCTGGGACATCGTTCGCATCGGCGTCCCCTCGACCGTCGAGCAGTCGATGAGCGCGCTGGCGATGATAACGCTGACCGCGATGGTGGTCCAGTTCGCGCCGCCGGTGGTCTCGGCCTACGGACTGGGTAACCGACTCGCGTCGCTGGTCTTCCTGCCCGCGATGGGACTCGGCCGGGCGACCAACACGATGGTCGGCCAGAACCTCGGCGCGGGCAAGTCCGACCGCGCGGAACGCGCGGTCTGGATAGCCGCCAAGGCGGGCGCTGGGGTGATGTTCGTCGTCGCGGTCGTCGCGGCGCTCGTCCCCGAACCCATCGTCTCGGTGTTCCTCGCGACCGGGAGCGAAGCCGCCCGCGAGACGGTCGCGTACGGTTCGACCTACCTCCGGGTTCGCTCGGTCGAGTTCGTCTTCATGGCGGTCCTGCAGGTCATGCTCGGGGCCTACCGCGGCGCGGGCAGCACCAAGACTGCGATGGTGTTCTCGATGGTCGCTCTCTGGCTCGGTCGGGTGCCGACGGTGTACTACCTCGCGTTCGTCGCCGACTTCGGCGCGACGGGCATCTGGATCGGGATGGCGCTCGGGAGCATCGTCGGCGGCGTCGCGGCCGCGCTCTGGTTCACCCGCGGGACGTGGAAGGAGACGGTCATCGACGAGGAGAAGGCCGAGTCCCCCGACGCCGACGCGCCGACCGCGGACTCGCCGGAACCGGACCTCTCGGAGACGGCCGGCACGGACGGAAAGTAA
- a CDS encoding ornithine cyclodeaminase family protein: MVRVLSDGDVADCLDLADLLQVVRDAFRKQGRGDVERPDRPHFPVGAGLAGDGSAPAGTGLVMPAYLHGARFYATKLVGVHEGNAQRGLPTVNAQIALTEAATGLPAGYLAGTRITNARTGCIGGLAAAELATGPVTLALVGAGTQARWQARAIAAATDLRSVRVYSPSDSKDECAADLREEFGESGVPVETAETPAEAVSDATVVVTATTATEPVFPADALAPGALVVAVGAYTAEMQELAPAVFERAARVFADVPEEVAGIGDALAADLAADDLIPLSAVFEERAGRETEDEILVVESVGTAVLDAASAEYVFEEAEGREIGTEVEL; the protein is encoded by the coding sequence ATGGTCAGAGTTCTCTCCGACGGCGACGTGGCCGACTGCCTCGACCTCGCCGACCTCCTGCAGGTCGTCCGCGACGCCTTCCGCAAGCAGGGCCGGGGCGACGTCGAGCGTCCCGACCGGCCGCACTTCCCGGTCGGCGCGGGTCTCGCAGGCGACGGCTCGGCCCCCGCGGGAACCGGTCTCGTCATGCCCGCGTACCTCCACGGCGCGCGCTTCTACGCGACGAAACTCGTCGGCGTCCACGAGGGCAACGCCCAGCGCGGCCTGCCGACGGTCAACGCCCAAATTGCGCTGACCGAGGCCGCGACCGGGCTTCCGGCGGGCTACCTCGCGGGGACCCGAATCACCAACGCGCGGACGGGGTGCATCGGCGGTCTCGCGGCGGCGGAGTTGGCTACCGGACCGGTGACGCTCGCGCTCGTCGGCGCTGGCACGCAGGCGCGCTGGCAGGCCCGCGCAATCGCGGCCGCGACCGACCTCCGGTCGGTGCGCGTCTACTCGCCGAGCGACTCGAAAGACGAGTGCGCCGCCGACCTCCGCGAGGAGTTCGGGGAGTCGGGCGTCCCCGTCGAGACCGCGGAAACCCCAGCAGAGGCCGTCTCCGACGCGACCGTCGTAGTCACGGCGACGACCGCGACCGAGCCGGTGTTCCCGGCCGACGCGCTCGCGCCCGGCGCGCTGGTCGTCGCGGTCGGGGCCTACACCGCCGAGATGCAGGAACTGGCTCCCGCGGTGTTCGAGCGTGCGGCCCGCGTCTTCGCCGACGTGCCCGAGGAGGTCGCCGGAATCGGGGACGCGCTGGCGGCGGACCTCGCCGCGGACGACCTGATCCCGCTCTCGGCGGTCTTCGAGGAGCGCGCCGGACGAGAGACCGAGGACGAGATTCTGGTGGTCGAGAGCGTCGGGACCGCGGTGCTGGACGCCGCGAGTGCAGAGTACGTCTTCGAGGAGGCGGAAGGGCGAGAAATCGGAACGGAAGTCGAGTTGTAG
- a CDS encoding DUF5789 family protein: protein MSESGDDSREMGLELGDLKDDLRDADYPMDADELMEQFGDYEIGLSDGEESFREVMVTGGDETFESADEVEQAILNRVSADAVGRQGYSDRGAGNTEGENTDESF from the coding sequence ATGAGCGAATCTGGCGACGACAGCCGCGAGATGGGACTCGAACTCGGCGACCTGAAAGACGACCTGCGGGACGCCGACTACCCGATGGACGCCGACGAACTGATGGAGCAGTTCGGCGACTACGAGATCGGACTCTCGGACGGCGAGGAGAGCTTTCGGGAGGTCATGGTCACGGGCGGCGACGAGACCTTCGAGTCGGCCGACGAGGTCGAGCAGGCCATCCTCAACCGGGTCAGCGCCGACGCGGTGGGCCGCCAGGGCTACTCCGACCGCGGCGCCGGGAACACCGAGGGCGAGAACACCGACGAGTCGTTCTGA
- a CDS encoding creatininase family protein, protein MDLFDSTWTDADAAATDLALLPVGSTEQHGPHAPLGTDVLTAEAVAEAGAAAYDGEVVVAPAIPVGVAEEHRQFTGTLWVSEDTFRSYVRETVASLAHHGWDRVVLVNGHGGNVGALREVAATIARHDAAYAVPFTWFEAVGDHGDDMGHGGPLETAMLRHVAPDLVREERVEEAREGSSDGWGEWVSYANLAVDSAEFTENGVVGDPAAGPAERGEELLELAGEALVSLLAAVESRDVSLPPHK, encoded by the coding sequence ATGGACCTCTTCGACTCGACGTGGACCGACGCCGACGCGGCCGCGACCGACCTCGCGCTCCTGCCGGTCGGGAGTACCGAACAGCACGGTCCCCACGCGCCGCTCGGGACCGACGTGCTGACCGCGGAGGCGGTCGCGGAGGCGGGCGCGGCGGCCTACGACGGCGAGGTCGTCGTCGCGCCGGCGATTCCGGTCGGCGTGGCCGAGGAGCATCGCCAGTTCACGGGCACGCTATGGGTCAGCGAGGACACCTTCCGGAGCTACGTCCGGGAGACCGTCGCCAGCCTCGCGCACCACGGCTGGGACCGGGTGGTCCTCGTGAACGGCCACGGCGGAAACGTCGGCGCGCTCCGGGAGGTCGCGGCGACCATCGCGCGCCACGACGCGGCCTACGCCGTCCCGTTCACGTGGTTCGAGGCGGTCGGCGACCACGGCGACGACATGGGTCACGGCGGGCCGCTCGAAACCGCGATGCTCCGGCACGTCGCGCCCGACCTCGTGCGCGAGGAGCGCGTCGAGGAGGCCCGCGAGGGGTCGAGCGACGGCTGGGGCGAGTGGGTCAGCTACGCGAATCTGGCGGTCGATTCGGCGGAGTTCACGGAGAACGGCGTCGTCGGCGACCCCGCGGCGGGGCCGGCGGAACGCGGCGAGGAGTTGCTGGAACTGGCGGGCGAGGCGCTGGTGTCGCTGTTGGCGGCGGTCGAGTCGCGGGACGTGTCGCTCCCGCCGCACAAGTAG
- a CDS encoding DUF5790 family protein: protein MSQSTLDEDELFGEAANEVREDVEASLQQASDSLPDTDDVWNVEADNTLGALNALRSALDTGDAEDHLRDAKKWYTMGERADAFEDADDLEAEIERVGEAIEDIEDAKSQVGDLTSTIPGLKNTLEELQSADEEEADGTEADDADDETDADESEEAQADDESAEEAEAAE, encoded by the coding sequence ATGAGCCAATCGACACTCGACGAGGACGAGCTGTTCGGCGAGGCGGCCAACGAGGTCCGCGAGGACGTGGAGGCCAGCCTGCAACAGGCCAGCGATTCGCTCCCCGACACCGACGACGTCTGGAACGTCGAGGCGGACAACACCCTCGGCGCGCTGAACGCGCTCCGGTCGGCGCTCGACACCGGCGACGCCGAGGACCACCTCCGCGACGCCAAGAAGTGGTACACGATGGGCGAGCGCGCCGACGCGTTCGAGGACGCCGACGACCTCGAAGCCGAAATCGAGCGCGTCGGCGAGGCCATCGAGGACATCGAGGACGCCAAGTCGCAGGTCGGCGACCTCACCAGCACGATTCCGGGACTGAAGAACACCCTCGAAGAACTCCAGAGCGCCGACGAAGAGGAGGCGGACGGGACCGAGGCGGACGACGCCGACGACGAGACCGACGCCGACGAGTCGGAGGAAGCGCAGGCCGACGACGAGAGCGCCGAGGAAGCCGAGGCCGCCGAGTAG
- a CDS encoding CBS domain-containing protein, which yields MEDIFVGRLMSSPVKTVSPDTKVHVAAETMLDEGIGSVVITDDDDGQLLGILTATDFVHIAAEQRWATDATVENYMTTDVTTTDANAEVRDIADLMIEEGFHHVPVVDDDEGVVGMITTTDITAYMSHVQTPSPS from the coding sequence ATGGAGGACATTTTCGTCGGACGACTCATGTCGTCGCCCGTGAAGACGGTTTCACCCGACACGAAGGTCCACGTCGCCGCCGAGACGATGCTGGACGAAGGTATCGGTTCCGTCGTCATCACCGACGACGACGACGGCCAGTTGCTCGGCATTCTCACCGCGACGGACTTCGTCCACATCGCGGCCGAACAGCGCTGGGCCACCGACGCGACGGTCGAGAACTACATGACGACCGACGTGACGACGACCGACGCGAACGCCGAGGTCCGGGACATCGCGGACCTGATGATAGAGGAGGGCTTCCACCACGTCCCCGTCGTGGACGACGACGAGGGCGTCGTCGGGATGATCACGACGACGGACATCACGGCCTACATGTCTCACGTCCAGACGCCCAGTCCGTCGTAA
- a CDS encoding dihydroneopterin aldolase family protein, translating to MDDSDRDQTDSGRTDSDPTDAEEACFEAGIKFGALYHQFAGTPVSPESAPSLETAIEESIENQPFAESVTVEILAEKLREEMTGGYTELTGRFMEVEIIVDHEGVEVVTSMAMEDGYPLMKVESVN from the coding sequence ATGGACGACAGCGACCGCGACCAGACCGACTCGGGCCGGACCGACTCGGACCCCACCGACGCCGAAGAAGCCTGCTTCGAGGCGGGCATCAAGTTCGGCGCGCTCTACCACCAGTTCGCCGGGACGCCGGTCAGCCCCGAGAGCGCGCCGAGCCTCGAAACCGCCATCGAGGAGTCCATCGAGAACCAGCCGTTCGCCGAGTCCGTGACCGTCGAGATTCTGGCCGAGAAGCTCCGGGAGGAGATGACCGGCGGGTACACCGAACTCACGGGCCGGTTCATGGAGGTCGAAATCATCGTGGACCACGAGGGCGTCGAAGTCGTGACTTCGATGGCGATGGAGGACGGCTACCCGCTGATGAAAGTCGAGTCAGTGAATTAG
- a CDS encoding translation initiation factor IF-2 subunit beta, giving the protein MDYASNLDRAMDATPDFEGQSERFSYPDAAAQKDGAFTRLTNLSDIADALGRDPEHIHSALQRELGTNGKLEDGRARYNGTFSGSDLDAAIDSYVQEFVLCSECGLPDTRLVRENRNLMLRCDACGAFRPVTKRSTSSQNQNREAVEEGSTYEVKITGTGRKGDGVAEKGKYTIFVPGAQEGDVVQIYIKNISGNLAFARLA; this is encoded by the coding sequence ATGGACTACGCATCTAACCTCGACAGAGCCATGGACGCGACGCCCGATTTCGAGGGGCAGAGCGAGCGATTCAGCTACCCCGACGCCGCCGCGCAGAAGGACGGCGCGTTCACCCGACTCACCAACCTGAGCGACATCGCCGACGCGCTCGGCCGCGACCCCGAACACATCCACAGCGCGCTCCAGCGCGAACTCGGGACCAACGGGAAACTCGAAGACGGCCGCGCCCGCTACAACGGGACCTTCTCCGGGTCGGACCTCGACGCCGCGATCGACAGCTACGTCCAGGAGTTCGTCCTCTGCTCGGAGTGTGGCCTGCCGGACACCCGCCTCGTCCGCGAGAACCGCAACCTGATGCTGCGCTGTGACGCCTGCGGTGCGTTCCGCCCCGTCACGAAGCGCTCGACGTCCTCGCAGAATCAGAACCGAGAGGCGGTCGAAGAAGGGTCCACCTACGAGGTCAAAATCACCGGTACCGGTCGGAAGGGCGACGGCGTGGCCGAGAAGGGCAAATACACCATCTTCGTGCCCGGCGCTCAAGAGGGCGACGTGGTGCAGATTTACATCAAGAACATCAGCGGCAATCTGGCGTTCGCGCGACTGGCGTAA
- a CDS encoding DUF7860 family protein: protein MGRYGNPNYQWLAKTGFLLSLALFAVGAGGELTASAMHLTLPAWEDALFVDLEIIGTLGALLSPLVFGVVLPLTE, encoded by the coding sequence ATGGGTCGATACGGAAACCCGAACTACCAGTGGTTGGCCAAGACGGGGTTCCTGCTCAGTCTCGCGCTGTTCGCGGTCGGGGCGGGCGGCGAACTCACCGCGTCGGCGATGCACCTCACGCTCCCGGCGTGGGAGGACGCGCTGTTCGTGGACTTGGAGATAATCGGAACGCTCGGCGCGTTGCTCTCGCCGCTCGTGTTCGGCGTCGTCCTGCCGCTGACCGAGTAG
- the azf gene encoding NAD-dependent glucose-6-phosphate dehydrogenase Azf, producing MDDPVLLTGAEGRVGQAILSDLSAEYEWRLLDRDPPTRDTDHEFVVADITDEEAVREAVEGVGAIVHLAGDPRPEAPWNSVLSNNIDGTRNVLEAAVTEGVEKVVFASSNHAVGAYETDERTPDMYRPSDDYRLDGTELPRPSNLYGVSKATGEVLGRYYHDEHGLSVVCVRIGNLTKNHPPKDYERGQAMWLSHRDCAHLFDRCLQADYDYEIVYGISDNDRKYYSIENAREVLGYDPQDNSAEFANAEC from the coding sequence ATGGACGACCCAGTCCTGCTGACGGGCGCGGAGGGCCGCGTCGGGCAGGCCATCCTCTCGGACCTCTCGGCGGAGTACGAGTGGCGACTCCTCGACCGGGACCCGCCGACGCGCGACACGGACCACGAGTTCGTCGTCGCCGACATCACCGACGAGGAGGCCGTCCGCGAGGCCGTCGAGGGCGTCGGGGCCATCGTTCACCTCGCGGGCGACCCCCGCCCCGAAGCGCCGTGGAACAGCGTGCTGAGCAACAACATCGACGGCACCCGGAACGTGCTGGAGGCCGCCGTCACCGAGGGAGTCGAGAAGGTGGTGTTCGCCTCGTCGAACCACGCCGTGGGGGCCTACGAGACCGACGAGCGCACCCCCGACATGTACCGCCCGAGCGACGACTACCGACTCGACGGGACGGAACTGCCCCGCCCCTCGAACCTCTACGGCGTCAGCAAGGCGACCGGCGAGGTGCTGGGTCGGTACTACCACGACGAACACGGCCTGAGCGTGGTCTGCGTCCGCATCGGCAACCTGACGAAGAACCACCCGCCGAAGGATTACGAGCGCGGGCAGGCGATGTGGCTCTCCCACCGGGACTGCGCGCACCTGTTCGACCGCTGTCTGCAGGCCGACTACGACTACGAAATCGTCTACGGCATCTCGGACAACGACCGGAAGTACTACTCCATCGAGAACGCCCGCGAGGTGCTGGGCTACGACCCGCAGGACAACTCCGCCGAGTTCGCCAACGCCGAGTGTTGA
- a CDS encoding DUF309 domain-containing protein, giving the protein MDDELRSDGGDGRDGADDHLRAGVAIYNDGEFHAAHDAWEDRWLDLKSGSDDERLLHGLIQFTASVHHAQDANWAGVRGLAESGAGYLADLPEDYRSVNVGAVRDYLRAVAGDPEHVERVAPPELTHEGVALRPEDLRFGACAVVAEVLAEEYGYDEAVVERAVEYARADLDDEKATSQFVTFVMDFARDEANRGIIFQRLEGAVGKRRHEEEDVEGLFDA; this is encoded by the coding sequence ATGGACGACGAACTCCGGAGTGACGGGGGCGACGGCCGGGACGGTGCGGACGACCACCTCCGGGCCGGGGTCGCCATCTACAACGACGGCGAGTTCCACGCGGCCCACGACGCGTGGGAGGACCGCTGGCTCGACCTGAAGTCGGGGAGCGACGACGAGCGACTGCTCCACGGACTCATCCAGTTCACCGCGTCGGTCCATCACGCGCAGGACGCGAACTGGGCGGGGGTCCGGGGTCTCGCCGAGAGCGGCGCGGGCTACCTCGCCGACCTCCCAGAAGACTACCGGAGCGTGAACGTCGGCGCGGTGCGCGACTACCTCCGAGCGGTCGCCGGCGACCCCGAACACGTCGAACGCGTCGCGCCGCCCGAACTGACCCACGAGGGCGTCGCGCTCCGGCCCGAGGACCTGCGCTTCGGGGCCTGCGCGGTCGTCGCCGAGGTGTTGGCCGAGGAGTACGGCTACGACGAGGCGGTAGTCGAGCGAGCCGTCGAGTACGCTCGGGCCGATTTGGACGACGAGAAGGCGACCAGCCAGTTCGTGACGTTCGTCATGGACTTCGCGCGCGACGAGGCGAATCGCGGGATAATCTTCCAGCGATTGGAGGGCGCGGTCGGCAAGCGCCGACACGAAGAAGAGGACGTGGAAGGGCTGTTCGACGCCTGA
- a CDS encoding outer membrane protein assembly factor BamB family protein codes for MNRRQLLATLGGVALFGTAGCATNACSPSQTAGFDPPPTAWPRPRFGPTNVASSDASTDGPTPRGPPDDPETAWTCDLPDEASDGGATSAPVVADGTVYVATGLPGRYRQDGADGYLSAIDAATGERRWSNRLPKGATGPPTLVSDRRRVVVGARDDTLRGFDPAGEKRWEIGFDSPPNTPAVVGDAAYVTTADGTVRAVALPSGDACWTLSQKRPRDHLGFGRAYRSGAKPAVADGVVYAPTATADDEKSHGVRRGRLLAIDAESGERRWQYWFDTDQLPRPPAVRDGTVYVAGGDALHALDAESGERRWSFATGYRETSAPAVADGTVYFTSKNVYGLDADTGDEQWRHVNLATVGSMTHDDRTALTDAPAVADGTVYVAVGALDAETGDERWGEFGNRPDSQYFYPTERDDVAADGPALADGAVYVATTYGEVHKFGSGSGDA; via the coding sequence ATGAACCGCCGCCAGTTGCTCGCGACCCTCGGCGGTGTCGCCCTGTTCGGCACCGCCGGCTGCGCGACGAACGCCTGCTCGCCCTCCCAAACCGCCGGATTCGACCCGCCGCCGACGGCGTGGCCCCGGCCGCGCTTCGGTCCGACGAACGTCGCGTCGTCGGACGCCTCCACGGACGGACCGACACCGCGCGGTCCGCCGGACGACCCCGAGACGGCGTGGACCTGCGACCTCCCCGACGAGGCGAGCGACGGGGGCGCGACCAGCGCGCCGGTCGTGGCGGACGGGACCGTCTACGTCGCCACCGGCCTCCCCGGTCGGTACCGGCAGGACGGCGCGGACGGCTACCTGTCCGCAATCGACGCCGCGACCGGCGAGCGGCGCTGGTCGAACCGACTCCCGAAGGGCGCAACCGGGCCGCCGACGCTCGTGAGCGACCGACGTCGAGTCGTCGTGGGCGCGCGCGACGACACCCTCCGGGGGTTCGACCCCGCGGGCGAGAAGCGGTGGGAGATAGGCTTCGACTCGCCGCCGAACACCCCGGCAGTCGTCGGCGACGCGGCTTACGTGACCACGGCGGACGGAACCGTCCGGGCCGTCGCGCTCCCGAGCGGCGACGCCTGCTGGACGCTCTCCCAGAAGCGCCCGAGAGACCACCTCGGCTTCGGTCGGGCGTACCGCTCGGGGGCCAAACCGGCGGTCGCCGACGGCGTGGTCTACGCCCCGACCGCGACGGCCGACGACGAGAAGAGCCACGGCGTCCGGCGGGGTCGCCTGCTCGCCATCGACGCCGAGTCCGGCGAGCGACGCTGGCAGTACTGGTTCGACACCGACCAACTGCCGCGCCCGCCCGCAGTCCGCGACGGCACAGTCTACGTCGCGGGGGGCGACGCGCTCCACGCCCTCGACGCCGAGTCGGGCGAGCGTCGCTGGTCGTTCGCTACGGGATACCGGGAGACCAGCGCCCCGGCGGTCGCCGACGGAACGGTCTATTTCACCTCGAAGAACGTCTACGGCCTCGACGCCGACACCGGCGACGAGCAGTGGCGACACGTCAATCTGGCTACCGTCGGGTCGATGACTCACGACGACAGGACCGCGCTGACCGACGCGCCCGCGGTCGCCGACGGGACGGTCTACGTCGCGGTCGGCGCGCTCGACGCCGAGACGGGCGACGAACGGTGGGGCGAGTTCGGGAATCGCCCGGACAGCCAGTACTTCTACCCGACGGAACGCGACGACGTGGCCGCGGACGGTCCCGCGCTCGCGGACGGCGCGGTCTACGTGGCGACGACGTACGGCGAGGTTCACAAATTCGGGAGCGGGAGTGGTGACGCGTGA
- a CDS encoding outer membrane protein assembly factor BamB family protein: protein MRRRALLATCGAALSAGCAGWGPLGGPTGSGCELADGVPGDAAWTSARGGPRNTASSPADRTPAPPFSISWTFSIPGVTGTPVPTPAEGTVFTSDLDSGIFAIDAETGAERWRASVSDPGAVAVADGTAFVAGEEGVLGFDAATGEKRWRAAVATTYDGSPVVADGTVYVPAGLSLVALDAATGAERWRYTTGLSTEAPPAVGDGTVFLGDGDAYVYALDAATGAEQWRFKTGGRVECAPALAGETVYAGSRDGRVHALDAAAGRRRWSYATDRGVESLTVGHGIVYAGTRERLHAVRRESGARCWRSDRYVSQYSGGPAVGGGYVFASTDGGTGRRDFTDTRIGAFEAGTGELVWQFGPVDRQVDLGPAIADGALFSAGGGAGSLAVVRLDPKSG, encoded by the coding sequence GTGAGACGGCGCGCGCTCCTCGCGACCTGCGGCGCGGCGCTTTCGGCGGGGTGTGCGGGTTGGGGACCGCTCGGCGGTCCGACCGGCTCGGGCTGTGAACTCGCGGACGGCGTGCCCGGCGACGCGGCGTGGACCTCGGCGCGCGGCGGCCCGCGAAACACCGCCTCGTCGCCCGCCGACCGGACGCCAGCGCCGCCGTTCTCGATTTCGTGGACGTTCTCGATTCCGGGCGTGACGGGCACGCCCGTTCCCACCCCGGCCGAGGGAACGGTGTTCACGTCCGACCTCGACTCGGGCATCTTCGCAATCGACGCCGAGACGGGCGCGGAGCGCTGGCGCGCGTCGGTCTCCGACCCCGGCGCGGTCGCCGTCGCGGACGGCACCGCGTTCGTCGCGGGCGAAGAGGGCGTCCTCGGGTTCGACGCCGCGACCGGCGAGAAACGCTGGCGCGCGGCAGTAGCGACGACCTACGACGGGTCGCCGGTCGTCGCGGACGGGACCGTCTACGTCCCGGCGGGCCTCTCGCTGGTCGCGCTCGACGCCGCGACCGGCGCGGAGCGCTGGCGCTACACCACCGGACTCTCGACCGAGGCACCGCCCGCGGTGGGCGACGGCACGGTCTTCCTCGGCGACGGCGACGCCTACGTCTACGCGCTCGACGCCGCGACCGGCGCGGAGCAGTGGCGATTCAAGACCGGCGGAAGGGTCGAGTGCGCGCCCGCGCTCGCCGGCGAGACGGTCTACGCCGGGTCGCGGGACGGCCGGGTCCACGCGCTCGACGCCGCGGCGGGTCGGCGACGCTGGTCGTACGCGACCGACCGCGGCGTCGAGAGCCTCACGGTGGGTCACGGCATCGTCTACGCCGGAACCCGCGAGCGACTCCACGCGGTCCGCCGCGAGTCGGGCGCGCGCTGCTGGCGCTCGGACCGCTACGTCAGCCAGTACTCCGGCGGCCCGGCGGTCGGCGGCGGCTACGTCTTCGCCTCGACCGACGGCGGCACCGGCCGGAGGGACTTCACCGACACGAGAATCGGCGCGTTCGAGGCCGGGACCGGCGAACTCGTCTGGCAGTTCGGTCCCGTTGACCGACAGGTGGACCTCGGTCCCGCGATAGCCGACGGGGCGCTCTTCTCGGCGGGCGGCGGCGCGGGAAGCCTCGCCGTCGTGCGCCTCGACCCGAAGTCGGGGTAG